The DNA segment CTGCAAACTTTGACTACTTCTGGATAGTTTGTCTCACTGGCCTGTCTGTATGTCCTTCTGTAGAGTTCTTGATCATTCTGTACGATCAACATCCCTGTATCTGTTTTGTTTCACCGGTAAACTTACTCTCTTTCTTCACTGGctctgtttttttcgtttccaaCTGTTTCCGTTTCTAATCGACTGGATGATATGCACCTTCAGTTGTTTCTTGTCTCTTTGGCATTTATTGATTAAAGTCGTTAAAGTCAACCTTATTAACTTTGCTatctttctttcatttttatctCTTCCCACAATAAGATGAACTGATACAAACCGCCACCCGGATATGCGATCCCGCAACAGGCGCAGGAAATCTGAAGTGAAACTCCTTCAGCCcagcatcaccagcagcaggacaATCGGTAACACTCTCCGCcgtttttttaatgctctAGGACGTCCGATATCGGAGCCGAAACAAATCTTCATCAAGCACTCCTTCCTGCAGCTTCTGGTCGGCCATTTTACCACCTCCCAGTGCAAAGGTGGACTCGAACATGCGTCGCCAAGGCAGAAGCGCGCCGGCAGAAGGGCCCGGAAatgaggagaagaaaaaatctagtcgttgtttttgttgaatgtgtttatttttgagGTACTATAAAACAAAGTAGTGTTAGACGTTAGCAATGAAAGCTGCAGCAGTAACGACTGCAGAAGATAGGCGGTACAAAGGCGATCGTTCGATCGTAGTGCGTTACTGGCATGGCTGCTCTTGTGTAGAGAGCCTGGTGTTTGCCCATGGCAACGGATCGACAATGCATGCGCACACCATTCAATTACGATGTACTCCCATAACCAGACTCTGTAATATAGACTGAACAGTAGTAGATGGTTGGCAGCAGTTGACAGCTTTTAGAtcgtatcgttttttttaataattaaactCTAGTTTGAGCGTTCATGTTCGTTGCGTTTACAGTTTGAATGATAAGTTCTCAGCTTAAGCGAGTTAGTTTTGCTaagctttttgtttgcctttcatCCAAACCACCTACGGAAGAGCTTCAGTTTGCAGTTAGTAAATATTGGTTCgtattttgtataattttgcCCATTTCTGTATGATTGTGAGTTGCTTTTAgagtttttgatttaattttaccaTTCGTTTGTGTACAGTATGCTTGCGttagtttgtgttttttgtaacATATTTTATGATATCCGATGGGTTGGCTGGTAAATGTCGTCCTTCCCACGGGAAGGACAGTCCGATGGCTAGTAGTTCTTTGTGCTATTCTATATACGACTATAACGGttgaaacaaaataagcaGTTATTTTTCGTGGCGAGCCATGCAAGCGAGCAATGATCCGTCAACCGACCCGGTCGGTATTATCGGTCATGGTGCTTTTGAATCGATTTTGTGCCTTCAGCATCGATTGAAGGATCGATCCTTAGTACGTTCGTTCCCCGAAACGGGAACTGGTAAACGATCAGTACCAGCTACCTGCGTTCCACCGGGACGCAGTGCGAACTTGTGAGCTTCCAGGGTATTATTTAAACGTGTTACTACAAACTGATATGTATGTCCCACATTAATCAATTGTTCAGGTTTTGTATAAAGTGAACATGTAGAGACAGTGAGTGAGTTGGAAAGCGAGAAAGTGGAGAAAGAATGAGTGAGAagcagagaaaaagaaagaaaataataaacaaatatacgCCGTAGTTGTGGTAGTGAACAATTATAACAGtatgatgtgtgtttttcgttttgcatgtttttacTGTCCGAAAAATCTTTCTAGAAAATTcacatttatttataaaagaacaaaaagaatTTGATGCTGGTTTTTGAAGGTATGCTAATTAATTTGataagtttttgttgtagCAGACTTCTGtagttttttgcaaaaaaacatattttggaCCTTTGTAAAAATGTTGGTCATCCATTGTGCAGAATCGACCACTGTTCGTCACGGTGCGctgattgcatacttttaggcgtaaATCTTCAAACAGCAATGCGTTCGAAATCGTAGCAACCAAACATTTGTTCATTCCATAGCAATTATTTTGGTAGTGAGTTCATCGTTTTGCAAGTGTTTTTTTCGCGTTAATCTAAATTGCTGTTTTCAAATCTAAACCATGCAAAATAACCGCCCCAAACCGCGAGAGAGCCCGTCAGCACACGAGAGGGAATCTATCTACGATGAAACGCGCCATATGGTGAATAATCTTCCCATTTCCCCGACTATGTACGATGGCACGTATCCTGCATATGAAGAGTTTACCAGCAGCCTGGTGTTGCAATCGTCAGTTTCCGAGCTAAGCTTTTCTTCCGAGTCCCCGGACAGTGACTCGCATGTACACTTTCAAAACGTCGATCCCATCATTGAGCTTCCCTCGACCCCGCTGAAGGATGGCAGCCGGCAACCGGAAGAGTGTACAGTCTGTACCGACATCGAAACCATATCACCGAGCACGATTGGTGCTGCGCTGGAAAAGTCCGGTACGGTGCTGATGCAACGGTCGCTGGAAAACCGGCTAGCCCAGCAGCTAGAACAAATGCACGCCATGATGGGTAACGAAGACGAGTTGGTCGTGCTGAAGCAGCACAGCATACGGGCGATGGCTTCCCAGCCGGCCTTCACGAAGGACATGCTGCGCGATTTCATGGAACATTCGGAAACGATGTTCAACCTGGTGCATGAAACCAACGGCAATAGTGCACAGTTTGTCATCGGGATTGAGGAAGCGGAAGCAAGCGATCCGGATGTTCCCGGCTGTTCGCATCGCCCGGTTAGACGTTCCATACTACCGTCCGTTACCAATGACAAAGGAGAGAATGAATTTGTAGGATGCTTTAGCAAGGACAACGATATGGTCTTGTACAAACGCACGATGCCTGAAAGGCCGAAAATGGAGCGAGAAGATCGCGAAAGTATCGATTCCCTTATCGCTCATCACGCTCAATGTCTCGTGGAAGCGGATAAAGTCACCAGTCCGACGGTTCACGTGCGTCAGGATAATGATGATAATATGCTCGCCTTGCTGACCTTTTCAGATCAGTCATCGGCCGTGCTAAAAACGACCAGCGCCATGACGGAAGGCATTACCTCAGAAGACGAGCTGAACGAAGCGATACTGAGCACTTACCGGCAGCTTGTCGCCAAACCGGACGAGATGATATCGATGCACACACAGACTGCACCCGTTTCGGGTCAGAAACAACCAGCTTTCGATCTCGACCGGCCAGCACCGGCTCACAGACATCAACTACGTCCCGGTGTGATGAACAATCTTTCCAATGCAACGTCCAGTTTCGGTCTTTCCAATGAGTCCACCTTTCCTATGGTCGTACAGGGATCTAGCAAAAACTGGATCAAGTGTCCTAGAATGCAACATGCAGCGGAAGTTGTCCTCAATCTTCGACTACTACTGGAAGAGTACATCCTGCGAAACATCTCCGTCACGGGGACGGTACTAAAGTTTGTTTCGCACGTCCTATCGGAAGTGATGCGTTGCACCCGGCAAGAAGTGGGCGATGAATTTCGACGCCTTGGACTGGTGGATAAAATCAAACATGTACATAACGAGATGTTAATGCCACACAGTCTGGAAGATCCCGTTACGATAGTGAATCAGTTGCGTCACACGATTGAAGAGATTCAAAATTATCCGCTCAAGGCGCGATCACTTGCGAGCGGTGAAGAGGCATGGAATCGTGTGCTGCATACGCTGGAGAAGCTTTCCTGCGAGCTAGACCACGAGATTGAACATCCGGAACAGTTCATCGAAGCATTGCAGTATGGCCTGGTGCGTGTCAGCGAGACCTGCACTGGATCGTGCAGTGTGCCGGAGAAAAAAGTTGTCTCCATTGATCCTACACCGGTGGCAACCGGCCCAACGGTGTTTCCCACAAGTTCTAGCGTGTTGGAGATTGATCGGTACGAGGCACCTTCCGTATCGTTCTGTAAACCCTACACCTGCTTCTTCGAGCGTATCGTTCTCTCCATCTGGTCTGTGCTCGTGTGGATCATGAATCAGATGAACAGTTTTTGGGACTTTCTGAACAGTCCTCCACCGCCTCTGCTGGGAACCCCTTCACCGTCCGTGTCGTTCCACCGGAGCGTGCTTGATAATGAAAAAATCCCCCACCAGCGTCACGCAGAAAGCAATGGACTAAATCAAGCAAGAAACGCGTTACAAATTGCGCTAGAAAGATCAGCCGGAGCAGAGATGACAGCAGACTCGGAAAATGTTCCGGATCGTTCGGTAAATGCACGATCGCTGAAGATGTTCACGCAACTGTTGCAAGATGCTGGTAGTATTGAGCTGAAGCATTCCAGCTCTCGCCACAACATTCACCTGCAGCTGCACACGAGCGTCTCGGGTATGCTGGAAAAGCGGGAAGCGGACGACTATCTGATGATGACGGGCAACATTCGGGATCACGATGCTGGTGTGGCCGTGTTCTTCGACACCCGCATTATCGATCTGGAATCGCTGGCAAAGGTCGAATCGGTGATGGAGTGCGTCACCAGAATCGGGCGACTCTCGGACGACGTGGAAAATAGTGAAGTTTTATCCGAGGAAACAGTTGTACATTCGGCTACGGGAACGGAACCGACCACTGAAGATGAGCAGGTTGTAAGTTCGCTGATTGAGGATATGGTGTGCAATGGAGACTATGACGAAGAGTTGCCTATCCTCAACACTGCAGGGGCGGAACAGTTGCTGAGAGAAATTAAACACTGCCTGCAGGACCTGCTCTTGCCAGTTACATCGGCGGTGCACAAGTTATGCGATCAATTTGGTAACGCAGGCTTTGGGACTTCGCACAACATGGCGGAGGAGAACGCATCGGAACGCTATACGGTGGAAATACACGAAGATGTTACGAATGAAGAGGAGGGTCACGCTTGCACCGACCATTCTTGCGTTATTTGTAGCAGGCATGTCTCAACTTCAAATGAAACCAAGGAGAACGAAATTGGCGAAGATAGCACTCCGGCCCTTGAGCAATCAGCTGAGGAACTCACGTTGGTAGAAACCACTGGAATTGAAGTAGACGAATCACTATCTCCACCACAGGAACATTCTTCCGAGCATTCCCAGTTGGCAGAAACGATGCAAGAGCTACTGGAACTGTTTCACGCTACAAACGATCGTCTGGAAACGATTGACACAGACATTAGCGCCATTCGTAACGAAGTACAGCAGCTAGTAGCcggacagcaacagcagcagcagcaacctgtCCCGGAAGGTACTCACCCACCTGCCAAGACCGAAAGGCGTCGATCCCAACGTAAATCTTTAGCCCAAAAGCTACGAAAATCGTACGAAGCACCGATCGTTCGATGCCCGATGCAGACTCAACAGCCGATTGGATCATTTGGCCAGATTGGTTCGTACTGTCCTACGGAAATCTACTCGTGCCATGCAGTGAGCCCGGATGTGCTGGTCGTTCACTGGAGGGTGCTGGATGATGATGTGCTACACTGTATAGCTGGGTTTGAGGTGAGTTTGAACTTGTTCGGTGGTGGGATTAAAGTTGCGTATGCTTTATTGAGAGGTTTTGTTTCGCAGATTTACGTCGATAATGAACTGCGTTCTGTTTGCTACTCGAACAAACGGCGCACGACTCTGATTGGAAATATTGATCTTAAAAAGCATCACCAAATTACACTGAACATAACAACACGTGATGACTTAGGTTCGGCCTGTGAGAAGACAGCGCAATGGGCGCCTGCGTTCTTCCTGTATCATACTTGAATTTGTTTTAGACAACTATTTTTGTATAATTGAACTATGGTGCAACTTGATCTAATTTTAGACAGTGCAGAGAGTTATGTTCATGCTTAAGTTGATGAACACCACACTGCTAACGAATACTATTCATTGTGTTATACATTGATGTATATTGTAAAAAGGCAACACAACGGTAGTACAGTTTTTCACACTTTATTTAATCATACGTTATGCCGTACATGAAATCGACATATTAGACATGCactattcattaaaaaaaaagaaaggatcgTGTATTTACAGCAGGACGCGCACCAGTGATACCGCGTCCAGGGATCGCACATTCTGAATGGAAGCAAGGAAACCTTTCCCGACCGCGGGTGACGAGGATGATGGTGCTCAGATGAATGGTTGATGATGCTGAACCTGAAGGTGGGTGGAGCAAAAAGGTGATGATGAATGGAGACGACGATGTACTCAAATGCATTTGCAGGCCTGGCGAACATGGCGCTGCCCCCGGGAACTGTCTCATCGGCGAATCTTTACGCACGGTTCACAACTACCCGGTCGCAGGAACCCCGGATGGCATTCGGGACATCGTGCGTTTTCCCCGTACCACGCTCGCGCACTGACACCGGGCGGCGCACTGCCGCGCGATGACGCATCGCTCGGGATCTTCACCTGGAAGGAATCGACTGCCTCGACGTTGGCGTACTGGCCCCCCTTGGCCGCACCGTCCAGCGGGAAGGTAAAGTCCGGGATGGCAAACTGTTGGCGCAGCTGCAGGTAGTTGTGCTGCGGCAGCGGCACTACCAATTTATTTTCCACCTCCACCCGATTCTCGCCGAGATTGCCCGTCTCGGAGGATATGGAACGTGCCGTCTGATTGTGTTCGCGGCTCTGGCCCCCATCGTGCGCTAGGTGCTCCTGGGAGGCTGGGTTTAGTTGGGCGTTCAGACGATCGTCTGCTGCGTCATTGTCCACCTTGCGGTTGCTTACCGGTGGCAGCAGCCCATCGAGTGTACTACCCTCCACGCCCGGTGCGCCTGGTGCTGCCGGTGCTTCGAGACCGGGTGGATCTAGGCCGAACGATGGAACCGACCACTTCCACTGGTAGTAGATCGGAGGACCTTGTGTGGTCGCGTCATCGTAGAATACGTACTCCTTGCGCGGCGGCACTAGATCGTTGGCAGGCTTCGGCACACTGAATGGACGTGGAATTTTGTCCTGATTAGTGGGCGTGGGTCGGGCAGCAGGAAGAGGATCGGCCACGGCCAGCTTGTCGATGGCCGTCTTCACCGGACCGGCAGACGGTTCGTTCGTGATCGGTTGGCGCGTGTAGATGGACTCGCTTGTGTAGCGCGTTTTGATTTGATCAAAGTTGGCCAGGTTCTCGTACGGCGGCAGAAGCTCCCGCGAGGGTGCGGATACACCCACTGGGACGACTTGGGGACGCTGGTTGGCGAATCGGTTCTCGAACAGTCCGGCCGTTGCTGCCGGCGGGCTAAAGAGGATCGCTTTCGGTGGCAGAATGGACTGGCGTGGATCGGACAGATCCGACACCTGCGGATTCGCTGCGAGCGGTTGGAACTGTGCAGGCTGTGAGCGCGGAAGCTGTTGAGTGCTGGGTGGCGTTTGGTTCGTTGTGCGAACCGAAGCCGTCGTTACGGGAGGCTTCGCAGTGGTCGAAACATTAATCGTGCTGCGCTGAGTGCTGGGAACACGTGGCCGAACGGTGGTAGTCGTCGGGACGTTCGGGACAAACGATGAGCCACGTGCTACCGTCGTTGGAATGGTGTTCAGGTTCGAGTCGGCCGTTGGGACGGGTTGCTGCACCACACCGCGCTGCTGATATTCTGTCGGCGTGAAAGGAGGCTCGTAGCGACGGGAAGGCGTTTTAACCGTCACCGCTGGTCGCTCGCTCGTCGTGATGGTGATCGTTTTTCGGCTTTCATTTTTGTCCTCATCgcgtttggttttggtttggccGGGCTGTTCACGAGCTGCGGGCTGAGTCTCATTCGCCGGCGTTGCGTTCTCATCGGCAAATCGGCCACTCCAGTGGATCGGCAGCCCGTGGTTGCTGGCACTCTCCTGGAAGATCTCCGCGTTCGGGCTGGTGGTCGTACGCTTCTCGCTCTGTCCCTTTCCCACGATGCTGGAGCTTGGCGAGCGGGAACGGCTTTGCGTGTCGAAAATTGCATTCTGTCGTGCAGGTGTACTCGACTGGTGAAagtaaaaagcaataaaataacaTCGTTTGTGGTGAGAATAGGCACACCCCGCGTCTGTTGTTCTTTAAAAATACCTTGAAGAAGTTTTTCAGCGACGGTGCTCCAAAGTCGAGCGCATCCGGCCGATCGAGCAGATCGGGTCGTGGTGTCCGGATTTCGTTTTCCTCCTCCGGCACAAAGGGCTTATCCCGTTGGCCTGAAATCGAAGAAAAAGGTAATTATGTGAATAATTGTTCTCCACCCTTCCGACACAGATTTTGATTCTTCTCTGCTTCCTACCAATCAACAGGTTTGCCGCATAGTTGCTTTCCGCCTTGGAGCAGTTGACCATGTACCAGTGGTCACAGATGAGCATACGCTGCTGGAACAGTGTCGTATTGGGACAGGCGTAGCTGAACTGCCGCCCGAGTCCGTCGCACATGTGGTAGATCTGGCAACCCGTTTCAACGTCCGCATAGTAGCCGGCCGCCCGGCCAGTACAGGAAAAGCTTGTCCTGGTGCCAAACTTGAACGATCCATCGTTGAGTGGTCGCGACTGAAGAGCAAATAGAAACGAAGAGAAGGTATTGTTATTAGCTAAAGCTGCTTTTTACGATGCTACGAGCGTGTGAGAACTTTTAGGTACAATATGTAATTTTTCAATCGATACGCTTTGATCGTGTCACGGTCATGTCACGGCATAGATGTAACTCCATTTAAAGCTCTCCCAATCGTTACCTGATGCTATTGGGGCTATAgttaaatagtttttttttcttctaaagcTCAATGCTCTAGCAGGTGTAAAAGCTAATTAAATCCCATCATCGCCATAAACCTCACCTCTATCGGGATACAAACTGTGTTGATTGCCTGTTTGACACCGTGCAACGTGATTGAATCAAACATTTGGTCATGCTTTGTCTAGCCTTGGGGATTGACGGAGTTGTTTCTTCCATTTATACACCAGTAATGTGCCAGACTTTTGGTTAATGAATTTTTCCACCTCTTCACATCTTTGAACGtgcgacaaacacacacacacacatcgaagaGGAGAGCTGGGAAG comes from the Anopheles merus strain MAF unplaced genomic scaffold, AmerM5.1 LNR4000728, whole genome shotgun sequence genome and includes:
- the LOC121602941 gene encoding uncharacterized protein LOC121602941, yielding MQNNRPKPRESPSAHERESIYDETRHMVNNLPISPTMYDGTYPAYEEFTSSLVLQSSVSELSFSSESPDSDSHVHFQNVDPIIELPSTPLKDGSRQPEECTVCTDIETISPSTIGAALEKSGTVLMQRSLENRLAQQLEQMHAMMGNEDELVVLKQHSIRAMASQPAFTKDMLRDFMEHSETMFNLVHETNGNSAQFVIGIEEAEASDPDVPGCSHRPVRRSILPSVTNDKGENEFVGCFSKDNDMVLYKRTMPERPKMEREDRESIDSLIAHHAQCLVEADKVTSPTVHVRQDNDDNMLALLTFSDQSSAVLKTTSAMTEGITSEDELNEAILSTYRQLVAKPDEMISMHTQTAPVSGQKQPAFDLDRPAPAHRHQLRPGVMNNLSNATSSFGLSNESTFPMVVQGSSKNWIKCPRMQHAAEVVLNLRLLLEEYILRNISVTGTVLKFVSHVLSEVMRCTRQEVGDEFRRLGLVDKIKHVHNEMLMPHSLEDPVTIVNQLRHTIEEIQNYPLKARSLASGEEAWNRVLHTLEKLSCELDHEIEHPEQFIEALQYGLVRVSETCTGSCSVPEKKVVSIDPTPVATGPTVFPTSSSVLEIDRYEAPSVSFCKPYTCFFERIVLSIWSVLVWIMNQMNSFWDFLNSPPPPLLGTPSPSVSFHRSVLDNEKIPHQRHAESNGLNQARNALQIALERSAGAEMTADSENVPDRSVNARSLKMFTQLLQDAGSIELKHSSSRHNIHLQLHTSVSGMLEKREADDYLMMTGNIRDHDAGVAVFFDTRIIDLESLAKVESVMECVTRIGRLSDDVENSEVLSEETVVHSATGTEPTTEDEQVVSSLIEDMVCNGDYDEELPILNTAGAEQLLREIKHCLQDLLLPVTSAVHKLCDQFGNAGFGTSHNMAEENASERYTVEIHEDVTNEEEGHACTDHSCVICSRHVSTSNETKENEIGEDSTPALEQSAEELTLVETTGIEVDESLSPPQEHSSEHSQLAETMQELLELFHATNDRLETIDTDISAIRNEVQQLVAGQQQQQQQPVPEGTHPPAKTERRRSQRKSLAQKLRKSYEAPIVRCPMQTQQPIGSFGQIGSYCPTEIYSCHAVSPDVLVVHWRVLDDDVLHCIAGFEIYVDNELRSVCYSNKRRTTLIGNIDLKKHHQITLNITTRDDLGSACEKTAQWAPAFFLYHT
- the LOC121602940 gene encoding mucin-5AC-like — its product is SRPLNDGSFKFGTRTSFSCTGRAAGYYADVETGCQIYHMCDGLGRQFSYACPNTTLFQQRMLICDHWYMVNCSKAESNYAANLLIGQRDKPFVPEEENEIRTPRPDLLDRPDALDFGAPSLKNFFKSSTPARQNAIFDTQSRSRSPSSSIVGKGQSEKRTTTSPNAEIFQESASNHGLPIHWSGRFADENATPANETQPAAREQPGQTKTKRDEDKNESRKTITITTSERPAVTVKTPSRRYEPPFTPTEYQQRGVVQQPVPTADSNLNTIPTTVARGSSFVPNVPTTTTVRPRVPSTQRSTINVSTTAKPPVTTASVRTTNQTPPSTQQLPRSQPAQFQPLAANPQVSDLSDPRQSILPPKAILFSPPAATAGLFENRFANQRPQVVPVGVSAPSRELLPPYENLANFDQIKTRYTSESIYTRQPITNEPSAGPVKTAIDKLAVADPLPAARPTPTNQDKIPRPFSVPKPANDLVPPRKEYVFYDDATTQGPPIYYQWKWSVPSFGLDPPGLEAPAAPGAPGVEGSTLDGLLPPVSNRKVDNDAADDRLNAQLNPASQEHLAHDGGQSREHNQTARSISSETGNLGENRVEVENKLVVPLPQHNYLQLRQQFAIPDFTFPLDGAAKGGQYANVEAVDSFQVKIPSDASSRGSAPPGVSARAWYGENARCPECHPGFLRPGSCEPCVKIRR